In Fusobacterium sp. IOR10, one genomic interval encodes:
- the gatB gene encoding Asp-tRNA(Asn)/Glu-tRNA(Gln) amidotransferase subunit GatB: MNKQWESVIGLEVHLQLKTGTKVWCSCSTDYDSDKPNTHTCPICLGHPGALPKLNKKVLEYAIKAGLALNCKINNESTFDRKNYFYPDTPKNYQITQFDNSYAGKGYLNINVNGKERTIGITKIQIEEDAGKSIHGANESYINFNRASMPLIEIISEPDMRSSNEAYEYLTLLRNTLKYTRISDVSMELGSLRCDANISVHHKGEPFGTRVEVKNLNSFKAVARAIDYEINRQINVIEAGGEIHQETRNWDDETQITKIMRSKEEAMDYRYFPEPDLLKVVVTDEEISKIKETMPEDIVAKINRFVTDYKIPQYDADILCLDIELANYFEKVVKESNNPKISSSWILNEVLKYLKDNHMEIGNFPISPEDLGKIIKLIDKDVISSKIAKKLFEIKLNDKRDPEVIVKEEKMAQVADSGAIEALVDDVLKNNPKLIEDYHNADEGRKPRVLKGLMGQCMKLSKGKANPKMVTDLLLKKL; the protein is encoded by the coding sequence ATGAATAAACAATGGGAATCAGTAATTGGACTTGAAGTCCACCTTCAACTTAAAACTGGTACAAAGGTTTGGTGTAGTTGTAGTACTGACTATGATTCTGATAAACCTAATACACATACTTGTCCTATTTGTTTAGGACATCCTGGAGCTTTACCAAAGCTTAATAAAAAAGTTTTAGAGTATGCTATTAAAGCAGGACTTGCTCTAAACTGTAAAATAAATAATGAAAGTACCTTTGATAGAAAAAATTATTTCTATCCTGATACTCCTAAAAACTATCAAATAACTCAATTTGATAATTCCTATGCTGGAAAAGGTTATCTTAATATTAATGTAAATGGAAAAGAAAGAACAATTGGAATTACTAAAATTCAAATAGAAGAAGACGCTGGTAAATCTATTCATGGGGCAAATGAATCATATATTAATTTTAACAGAGCTTCAATGCCTCTTATTGAAATAATATCAGAACCTGATATGAGAAGTTCAAATGAAGCCTATGAATATTTAACTCTTCTTAGAAATACTCTTAAATATACAAGAATAAGTGATGTATCCATGGAACTTGGTTCTTTAAGATGTGACGCTAATATTTCAGTTCATCACAAGGGAGAACCTTTTGGAACTAGAGTGGAAGTTAAAAATCTAAACTCTTTTAAAGCTGTTGCTAGGGCTATAGATTATGAAATTAATAGACAGATCAATGTTATTGAAGCTGGGGGAGAAATTCATCAAGAAACTAGAAATTGGGATGATGAAACTCAAATAACAAAAATCATGAGAAGTAAAGAGGAAGCTATGGATTATAGATACTTCCCTGAACCTGATTTATTAAAGGTTGTTGTAACTGATGAAGAAATAAGTAAAATCAAAGAAACTATGCCTGAAGATATTGTAGCTAAAATAAATAGATTTGTAACTGACTACAAAATTCCTCAATATGACGCTGACATTCTTTGTTTAGATATTGAACTTGCAAATTATTTTGAAAAAGTTGTTAAGGAAAGCAACAACCCTAAAATTAGTTCTAGTTGGATTCTTAATGAAGTTTTAAAATATCTAAAGGATAACCATATGGAAATTGGTAACTTCCCTATTTCTCCTGAGGATTTAGGAAAAATAATTAAACTTATTGATAAAGATGTTATTTCTTCAAAAATAGCTAAAAAATTATTTGAAATTAAATTAAATGATAAAAGGGATCCTGAAGTTATTGTTAAAGAGGAAAAAATGGCTCAAGTTGCTGATAGTGGAGCTATTGAAGCCCTTGTAGATGATGTACTTAAGAATAATCCTAAACTAATTGAAGATTATCACAATGCTGATGAAGGTAGAAAACCTAGGGTTCTTAAGGGACTTATGGGTCAATGTATGAAACTTTCCAAAGGTAAGGCTAATCCTAAAATGGTTACTGATCTTTTATTAAAAAAACTATAA
- the gatA gene encoding Asp-tRNA(Asn)/Glu-tRNA(Gln) amidotransferase subunit GatA, with translation MNNICNFTALELRDKIAKREITAVDALKAVYEKIEKTDNVIGSFVYLRKEAALKEAKIIDEKIENGEKVGILAGVPVSVKDNMVSLDDLTTSCSKILYNYKGIYDATVVKKLKEAGAIIIGKTNMDEFAMGGSTKTSYQKLTKNPWDTSKVPGGSSGGAAASIAAKQCFISLGSDTGGSIRQPASFCGVVGLKPTYGRVSRYGLMAFASSLDQIGPVAKNVTDIALTMNVIAGPDEYDATVSPREVPDYTKSLNKDIKGMKIGIPKEYFVQGLNPEIKRIMDESIEKFKSLGAEIVNVSLPHTKYALPTYYVLAPAEASSNLARFDGIRYGYRSPNAKDYIDLYVKSRSEGFGTEVKRRIMIGTYVLSAGFYDAYFKKAQKVRALIKKDFDDVFEKVDIILTPVAPSTAFALDAVKTPLELYLEDIFTLSANLAGIPGLSIPAGIANNLPVGVQLLGKHFGEENLIAAGHAFEKIRGEFKLPEGADNNE, from the coding sequence ATGAATAATATTTGTAACTTTACAGCTTTAGAGCTTAGAGACAAAATAGCAAAGAGAGAAATAACTGCTGTGGATGCTTTAAAGGCTGTATATGAAAAAATAGAAAAAACTGACAATGTAATTGGAAGTTTTGTTTACTTAAGAAAAGAAGCAGCTTTAAAAGAAGCTAAAATAATTGATGAAAAAATAGAAAATGGAGAAAAAGTTGGGATTCTTGCTGGAGTTCCAGTTTCTGTTAAGGATAATATGGTTTCTTTAGACGATCTAACTACATCTTGTTCTAAAATTCTTTATAATTACAAGGGAATATATGACGCCACTGTTGTTAAAAAATTAAAAGAAGCAGGGGCAATTATAATAGGAAAAACCAATATGGATGAGTTTGCAATGGGAGGAAGTACAAAAACTTCATACCAAAAGCTAACTAAAAATCCTTGGGATACTTCAAAGGTTCCTGGAGGAAGTAGTGGAGGAGCTGCAGCTTCAATAGCTGCTAAACAATGCTTTATTTCCCTAGGTTCTGACACTGGAGGAAGTATTAGACAACCTGCTTCTTTTTGTGGAGTTGTAGGTCTTAAACCAACTTATGGAAGAGTTTCTAGATATGGGCTAATGGCCTTTGCATCTTCTTTGGATCAAATTGGACCTGTTGCTAAAAATGTAACTGACATAGCTTTAACTATGAATGTTATTGCTGGACCTGATGAATATGACGCCACTGTTAGTCCAAGAGAAGTTCCTGACTATACTAAATCTTTAAATAAAGATATTAAAGGAATGAAAATAGGTATTCCAAAGGAATATTTTGTTCAAGGATTAAATCCTGAAATAAAAAGAATAATGGATGAATCAATTGAAAAATTCAAAAGTCTTGGAGCTGAAATTGTAAATGTATCTCTACCTCACACTAAATATGCTCTACCAACTTACTATGTTCTAGCACCTGCTGAAGCAAGTTCAAATCTAGCTAGATTTGATGGAATAAGATATGGTTACAGAAGTCCAAATGCAAAGGACTATATTGACCTATATGTTAAATCTAGAAGTGAAGGATTTGGTACAGAGGTAAAAAGAAGAATAATGATAGGTACCTATGTTTTAAGTGCTGGTTTCTACGATGCATATTTTAAAAAGGCTCAAAAGGTTAGAGCTCTTATTAAAAAAGATTTTGACGATGTTTTTGAAAAAGTAGATATTATTCTTACACCTGTTGCTCCATCAACTGCCTTTGCTCTTGATGCAGTAAAAACACCACTAGAATTATATTTAGAAGATATATTTACACTTTCTGCTAATCTTGCAGGAATTCCTGGGCTTTCTATACCAGCTGGAATTGCTAATAATTTACCTGTAGGTGTTCAATTATTAGGAAAACATTTTGGAGAGGAAAACTTAATTGCTGCAGGACACGCATTTGAAAAAATAAGAGGGGAATTTAAACTTCCTGAAGGAGCTGATAATAATGAATAA